Proteins from one Clupea harengus unplaced genomic scaffold, Ch_v2.0.2, whole genome shotgun sequence genomic window:
- the LOC122128995 gene encoding DDB1- and CUL4-associated factor 7 gives MSHGKRKEIYKYEAPWTVYAMNWSVRPDKRFRLALGSFVEEYNNKVQLVGLEEESSEFVCRNTFDHPYPTTKIMWIPDTKGVYPDLLATSGDYLRIWRVGETDTRLECLLNNNKNSDFCAPLTSFDWNEVDPNLLGTSSIDTTCTIWGLETGQVLGRVNLVSGHVKTQLIAHDKEVYDIAFSRAGGGRDMFASVGADGSVRMFDLRHLEHSTIIYEDPQHHPLLRLCWNKQDPNYLATMAMDGMEVVILDVRVPCTPVARLNNHRACVNGIAWAPHSSCHICTAADDHQALIWDIQQMPRAIEDPILAYTAEGEINNVQWASTQPDWISICYNNCLEILRV, from the exons ATGTCTCACGGAAAACGAAAAGAAATCTACAAATACGAGGCACCATGGACTGTATACGCGATGAATTGGAGCGTTCGACCAGACAAGCGTTTCCGTCTGGCTCTTGGCAGCTTCGTGGAAGAATACAACAACAAG GTTCAGCTGGTGGGTTTAGAGGAGGAAAGTTCAGAGTTTGTGTGTCGGAACACCTTCGACCACCCGTACCCCACAACGAAAATCATGTGGATCCCTGACACCAAAGGGGTGTACCCCGACCTTCTGGCCACAAGTGGGGACTATCTGCGGATCTGGAGG GTGGGAGAGACTGACACGCGGTTGGAGTGCCttctaaacaacaacaagaactcTGACTTCTGCGCCCCCCTCACTTCATTCGACTGGAACGAGGTGGACCCCAACCTGCTTG GCACCTCCAGCATAGACACCACCTGCACCATCTGGGGCCTGGAGACCGGCCAGGTGTTGGGTCGGGTCAACCTGGTCTCTGGCCATGTCAAAACACAGCTCATCGCTCACGACAAAGAG GTTTATGACATCGCGTTCAGCCGGGCGGGCGGGGGTCGGGACATGTTTGCGTCGGTGGGGGCGGACGGCTCGGTGCGCATGTTCGACCTGCGGCACCTGGAGCACAGCACCATCATCTACGAGGACCCCCAGCACCACCCGCTGCTGCGCCTCTGCTGGAACAAGCAGGACCCCAACTACCTGGCCACCATGGCCATGGACGGCATGGAG GTGGTGATTCTGGACGTGCGTGTGCCCTGCACCCCGGTGGCCAGACTGAATAATCACCGCGCGTGTGTGAACGGCATCGCCTGGGCGCCGCACTCCTCCTGCCACATCTGCACCGCAG CGGACGACCACCAGGCGTTGATCTGGGACATCCAGCAGATGCCGCGGGCCATCGAGGACCCCATCCTGGCCTACACGGCCGAGGGCGAGATTAACAACGTGCAGTGGGCCTCCACGCAACCCGACTGGATCTCCATCTGTTACAACAACTGCCTGGAGATCCTGCGcgtctga